In Daucus carota subsp. sativus chromosome 4, DH1 v3.0, whole genome shotgun sequence, one DNA window encodes the following:
- the LOC108219162 gene encoding uncharacterized protein LOC108219162: protein MIDKFNSIIRRGSFVLVHRQAIFNPLFSRTFLSNKRLFCAALPVSDTVIDENDGERKEEVGGNYRPSNSREVLMKWGCTKDDVSTIFRRLPSLRNSNPVGLNTKLDILGEVGLDSSDLVRVVYCRPRFLSCCHLLFKERLGYLVDLFGSRELLRKAVVRNPSLLVYDMHSKTKPVIELYEKMGIGKKDLVPMLISYPTLIPRTVFNEEKLSYIRRTGVSKDAKMYKYVVCIIGISRVETIREKIANFEKFGFQEDEVLQLIRRSPLLLTLSVEKVQRNMTFVLGTLKLSAKVTANYPFLLYANLETVLKPRVLMADKIKDMGLEPQIKGPALLRALRMKDDRFARAFILCHPQDVAEELMECYTNAKRVKRLAESSKKSRLRGFPF, encoded by the coding sequence ATGATAGATAAGTTCAATTCTATCATTCGTAGAGGAAGTTTTGTATTAGTTCATAGACAGGCTATATTTAATCCCCTTTTTTCGAGAACTTTTTTGTCGAATAAAAGGTTGTTTTGTGCTGCATTGCCTGTTTCTGATACTGTAATTGATGAAAATGATGgtgaaagaaaagaagaagttgGGGGTAATTACCGGCCAAGTAACTCGAGAGAGGTTTTGATGAAATGGGGTTGCACCAAAGATGATGTGTCTACGATTTTTAGGAGGCTTCCTTCTTTACGCAATAGCAATCCTGTTGGTCTTAACACTAAGCTCGACATTCTTGGTGAAGTAGGTCTTGATTCTTCAGATTTAGTCAGGGTTGTTTATTGTCGACCTCGTTTTCTTTCTTGTTGTCATCTGTTATTTAAGGAACGTCTTGGTTATCTAGTGGATTTGTTTGGTTCTAGGGAGCTTCTACGTAAGGCTGTTGTAAGGAATCCTTCGCTTCTTGTTTACGACATGCATAGTAAAACTAAACCTGTTATTGAATTGTATGAGAAGATGGGGATTGGTAAGAAGGATTTGGTTCCAATGCTGATATCGTATCCAACACTGATACCAAGAACGGTTTTTAACGAGGAGAAGTTGTCTTATATCAGGAGAACAGGTGTGAGTAAGGATGCAAAGATGTACAAGTATGTTGTTTGCATTATTGGCATTTCACGCGTAGAGACTATTCGGGAAAAAATTGCGAATTTTGAGAAGTTTGGATTTCAGGAAGATGAGGTTTTGCAACTTATTAGACGCTCTCCTCTTTTGTTAACGTTGTCGGTTGAAAAAGTACAGAGAAACATGACATTTGTACTGGGAACACTGAAGTTATCTGCCAAGGTGACAGCTAATTATCCGTTTTTGTTATATGCCAACCTAGAGACTGTGTTAAAGCCACGAGTTCTTATGGCAGATAAGATAAAGGATATGGGCCTTGAGCCTCAAATTAAGGGCCCTGCATTGTTGAGGGCATTAAGAATGAAAGATGACCGGTTTGCTAGGGCATTTATTTTATGTCACCCACAGGATGTTGCCGAAGAGTTAATGGAGTGCTACACAAATGCAAAACGTGTTAAGCGGCTGGCAGAGTCATCTAAGAAGAGTCGTTTAAGGGGTTTCCCTTTTTGA
- the LOC108219163 gene encoding proteasome subunit alpha type-2-A has protein sequence MGDSQYSFSLTTFSPSGKLVQIEHALTAVGSGQTSLGIKAANGVVIATEKKLPSILVDETSVQKIQILTPNIGVVYSGMGPDSRVLVRKSRKQAEQYNRLYKEAIPVTQLVRETAAVMQEFTQSGGVRPFGVSLLVAGYDDKGPQLYQVDPSGSYFSWKASAMGKNVSNAKTFLEKRYTDDMELDDAVHTAILTLKEGFEGQISGKNIEIGIIGADKQFRVLTPAEIEDYLQEVE, from the exons ATGGGTGATTCGCAGTACTCGTTTTCGCTAACTACTTTCAG CCCTTCTGGAAAGCTTGTTCAGATAGAACACGCTTTAACGGCTGTAGGATCCGGTCAAACATCTCTAGGAATAAAAG CTGCTAATGGTGTTGTTATTGCAACAGAAAAGAAACTGCCATCTATTTTGGTTGATGAAACATCA GTGCAAAAAATCCAGATTTTGACCCCAAACATTGGAGTTGTTTACAG TGGAATGGGTCCTGATTCTCGAGTTTTAGTTCGAAAAAGCAGGAAGCAAGCAGAGCAGTATAACCGTTTGTACAAA GAAGCTATCCCTGTTACACAACTTGTTAGGGAAACAGCAGCTGTCATGCAAGAGTTCACTCAGTCAGG TGGTGTAAGGCCATTCGGTGTTTCGCTTCTGGTTGCTGGGTATGATGACAAGGGTCCACAACTTTATCAG GTGGATCCATCAGGTTCATACTTCTCCTGGAAAGCTTCAGCCATGGGCAAAAATGTCTCGAATGCGAAAACATTTCTTGAGAAGAG ATACACAGATGATATGGAACTCGATGATGCTGTGCACACTGCCATCTTGACCTTGAAAGAGGG ATTTGAAGGGCAAATTTCTGGCAAAAATATAGAGATTGGAATCATTGGTGCTGACAAGCAATTCAG GGTCCTAACACCAGCTGAAATCGAGGATTATCTACAAGAAGTTGAATAA
- the LOC108217745 gene encoding transcription factor MYB4, whose translation MGGGRAPCCDKKNVKRGPWSPAEDMKLAAFIQKNGHGNWRSLPKLAGLLRCGKSCRLRWINYLSPSVKRGNFTLQEEETIIKLHDLYGNRWSKIAAELPGRTDNEIKNVWNTHLKKRLSGKYSQCRSNISKNKLPKNDECSSIMIAALSSVSSTSATSNTGAEVPCQEDNKQPTRDHRRDQCPPVATMPEMLTEITPQICPDNNAKKETSRTSSFSSNASDYSSSAQPYHQAGNADKEMESLLSYSEEVPSDFDIWTVLEDFEKFESQQEQQLVPSYLQGSSSGDEDYIINHDIELAEKSEWYRYLENNEIGLVGIIGEEENISQNGKTGNGFCEEMSLEPEIDPDMDCLKHWPPSPHIF comes from the exons ATGGGCGGAGGGAGAGCCCCTTGTTGTGATAAGAAGAATGTGAAAAGAGGGCCGTGGAGTCCTGCAGAAGATATGAAGCTCGCTGCTTTTATCCAGAAGAATGGGCATGGTAACTGGCGCTCTCTCCCTAAACTAGCTG GGCTACTGCGATGTGGAAAAAGTTGTAGATTGAGATGGATAAATTACCTGAGCCCCAGCGTGAAGCGAGGCAACTTTACTCTACAAGAGGAGGAAACCATTATCAAGTTGCACGACTTGTATGGAAACAG ATGGTCGAAGATTGCAGCTGAGTTACCAGGACGAACTGATAACGAGATCAAAAATGTCTGGAACACACACTTAAAGAAAAGATTATCAGGGAAATATTCCCAGTGCCGCAGCAATATcagtaaaaataaattaccCAAAAATGATGAATGTTCATCAATAATGATCGCAGCATTATCTTCCGTATCTTCAACTAGTGCTACTTCAAATACTGGTGCTGAGGTTCCATGTCAAGAAGACAATAAACAGCCTACAAGGGATCATCGTCGTGATCAATGTCCTCCTGTGGCCACAATGCCGGAGATGTTAACAGAGATAACACCACAGATTTGTCCGGATAATAATGCTAAGAAAGAAACATCTAGAACAAGTTCGTTTTCTTCCAATGCATCGGATTATTCGAGCTCTGCTCAACCCTATCATCAAGCTGGCAATGCAGATAAGGAAATGGAGTCACTGTTAAGTTACTCTGAGGAAGTTCCTAGTGATTTTGATATATGGACTGTGTTGGAAGACTTCGAAAAGTTTGAGTCACAGCAAGAGCAGCAGCTGGTGCCTTCCTATTTGCAAGGCTCGAGTTCTGGAGATGaggattatattataaatcatgaCATAGAATTAGCTGAAAAGAGTGAGTGGTACAGATACTTAGAAAATAATGAGATTGGACTTGTGGGAATTATTGGAGAAGAAGAAAATATTTCTCAAAATGGGAAAACTGGAAATGGGTTTTGTGAGGAGATGAGCTTGGAGCCAGAAATTGATCCTGACATGGACTGTTTAAAACATTGGCCACCTTCACCtcacatattttga